A stretch of DNA from Kazachstania africana CBS 2517 chromosome 3, complete genome:
GTATAATTTACCTGCTAACAAGTCACATGTTGCCTTTGTGTACGATATGATCAATATACTGATTAGAGCTATCATCAtaacaataaaatttctgaaTAGACTGTTTTGTTTTTTAGTAATGTTACAAACACCATACAGTAATGTAATAATTTCGAACATTGCAgtattttgaattaaacAAACGTCGAAAGAAGGTGTTAAGGAGAGACCCATAGCGTATGTTAGGATAGAGATCACAATACACACAGAGAGAATAGttaattttataatatggtataatttttctttaatgcTAATGGTTGTATGCAATGGAGGGGAGAGGTTGAAAGACTCATCGTTTTCATTACTAgtccaaaattttgataatggAAGTAACAGGAACCAGGATGCAAAATATATCATGGTTACATGTACCGTGATGTTTGGTTCCTTATGAGTATTGACAGTGCTGTTAGTAGCATCTAAACTGGCAGTCTTGGCTAGTATAGCCGAAAGTGATCTTGTTTGCACGAGATAACTGCCCACAGTGGTTAACCAGAGCACTTTGGTAGACATTGTACTATTGGTTTTCTCTTTGTAGCTTAGTGGCAAACTCTTTTAATCAAATCAAGTTGATTTTATAAGGACACTAATGCCAAGACTTATATAAACAATATCAGAAGACACAAGATAGGATTAactatatcaatttttttggttcAGAAAAAAGAACTGTCTAATGGCGTTATTTTTCTGGAGAACAGACAACAAATAACGGCGTCGAGCACCAAAATTGTTCGACAGTTTTCTCGAGGCTGGCAAAGTCGCTTGCTCGACTTGAAGCCTCTTTTGCAGGCAAGCTCAGGGTGAGGTGAAAGGCACGAgtcgagaaaaaaaaaagaaaacttgaaaagagaaatcaaaaaaaaaagacaagtTGGTGACAGAGGGAAATTCCGCAGAGGGCTCCGAGGCGGAACTAGGCTCTGTCCTGATTTCCTCGAGGGCAGTCGGGAGAAGGTTCGCCTTCATGAGGAAACCCGCAGGACGCATGGCCCATTTTACGCGCGAGAGGACTCTTCTCGCAGAATAGTAgattccttttcttctttttcgCGTTTTTCTACGAGCGTTGTTCTTCTGCCGTGCCTATCGAAGATGAGATAAGACGAGCACCGGGTAAtgtaattttcttattttgtGGCCGCAAGAACAAACAACTCGTGATTCTATCTATCGGCGGGGTAAGAGTAATCTATTTTTGGGAAATGTCACTGGTAGATACTCATACAACGAGGtatttcttcctcatcttATTATGAGGAATTAATTATTGCTCTTATAGATATTATATTGTATTATATCGGTTGTTATGCCCTCATACTCCGGAATGCCCTGACAgatcatcttttttttttttgctaaTTGGAAATTGCTGCCTCATGTGTGGATTGCAAGAAGTCCAATCTATCACTGATGTATTTACACATACTGGACttgtcatttttattatttccTAATGCATCATCCAAGTATTTGAAATGAAGTCCTTGTTCACATAGAACCTCATGatatatcttgaaattttctagTTCAATGTCGTAAttctttaatcttttcaaattcgtAAAAGATCTTATGTGTTTCCCATCGATTATTAAATCTGAAGTTTTCCATGAAGTTAATGGTTCAAATTTAGGTAAGTTTGAATGAATAAACATTACATCAACTTCTTGTGCTCCACCTTGACCAGGTTCAGAGCCACTGTCAAAATATGTCCTGTAAAATGAATCAACATCATAATTTGGATCATACTTTATTTTACTAGAATATCTATCTTTACCATATTTGAGTctaacttcttctttagcCTTCACGTACCTTTTATAATCTTGCGCGAAATCATGCTGTAACATAGCTACACCACGGAAACCTTTATTTTCTGGTTGATGGTATCCATCAACACCAACTTCTGTTCTAATTTGATAGTAAGGTAAATCGTAGAAATTAGCTGCTGCTAAAAACGTCTCTTTATCGCCTTCTCCTGATGCCTTTTGTGAAAAGATTGGATAGTACCAACTTGGTCCATTTACATTATAGTATAATGCTAATAGAACTGTTGGCAAATGTTTTGATTTACTAATCATCAATTGACCTGATTCTGTAGAAACATCAGGAATGGTACCTTTCAGGTCATGCAATGGAATATTCGAAAGATCATTCATATCTTTAGTGTACACAGGAGGAGGTGTAATGTCATCGATTGAGTTACGTACCCTAGTTTTGAAATCTACTGAAACGTCAGCAATTTCATAATATAACGGTTGAGTAGTACGTCTCCAGAAATCGGGCCATAGGACTAACCCAGTAGAAACGTATGgctcttcttcaaaaatgtGATCTAACGGTTTGATCGGGAAATTATCTGcatcta
This window harbors:
- the KAFR0C00860 gene encoding uncharacterized protein (similar to Saccharomyces cerevisiae CSG2 (YBR036C); ancestral locus Anc_3.227) encodes the protein MSTKVLWLTTVGSYLVQTRSLSAILAKTASLDATNSTVNTHKEPNITVHVTMIYFASWFLLLPLSKFWTSNENDESFNLSPPLHTTISIKEKLYHIIKLTILSVCIVISILTYAMGLSLTPSFDVCLIQNTAMFEIITLLYGVCNITKKQNSLFRNFIVMMIALISILIISYTKATCDLLAGKLYINKTTGELNDPYLFDRLQAALICGLGSLAIGPFAVLANKWLFQNGDNSSKLVNSKRDLSIISGTSFIMLAMLLPTNEPDFSFFNHLTEKKLWTSLLVAIFCGILPNIISIIKLNNKAPPEFITTCNLGSIFFMGIVDWICEPEQTMIVRWEVIGYIMLTLSSLILFISLHDGRK
- the MNN2 gene encoding alpha-1,2-mannosyltransferase MNN2 (similar to Saccharomyces cerevisiae MNN2 (YBR015C); ancestral locus Anc_3.188); the encoded protein is MAVVNKRFSKLFILLVSIGFFFLLTNRLYINNDSVSVKDYKEYLQSYINNNAGDSTDAQGTKGGDESVPAASKGKNPVLMSTVESNTKNRLREFYNEVFQYFINYSPSGKSARHYQDACQLSEKMGNRPHEYASWYKLSYTELNKCLSISKSDVLNLKTSHKEFVENLGKLVLPKNSYKGNGIVTVGGGKFSLMSLLVIRTLRNLGTTLPVEVFIPPQEEKGEMEFCNKILPQYHAKCIYISDILPQQMIDNFEFAGYQFKSLAIIASSFENLLLLDADNFPIKPLDHIFEEEPYVSTGLVLWPDFWRRTTQPLYYEIADVSVDFKTRVRNSIDDITPPPVYTKDMNDLSNIPLHDLKGTIPDVSTESGQLMISKSKHLPTVLLALYYNVNGPSWYYPIFSQKASGEGDKETFLAAANFYDLPYYQIRTEVGVDGYHQPENKGFRGVAMLQHDFAQDYKRYVKAKEEVRLKYGKDRYSSKIKYDPNYDVDSFYRTYFDSGSEPGQGGAQEVDVMFIHSNLPKFEPLTSWKTSDLIIDGKHIRSFTNLKRLKNYDIELENFKIYHEVLCEQGLHFKYLDDALGNNKNDKSSMCKYISDRLDFLQSTHEAAISN